The sequence TGAGCATCACTAAACTCGACGCCGCCTTCCATGCCAATCCACAAGTCCGCCTCGGGCACTAAGGTTTTAGCGGCGAATGCGCGCTGCCGTGCCCCTTGATAGGTTTCGGCGTCGCTCATCGGTTGCTCAGCCACTCCTGAATCCACGGCTACACCGGTCACAACGAACGGAGAGTCAGGCAACAATTGCGCTAAGGCGAGGCGAGCCGCCGCAATTTTAGCGGGGTTTAATGACGCAACAATTACCTGCAGCATGCGGTTGTCCTCTGAACTTGGTTTTATGGCTGTGATGACCATTCATGCTATATAAAAGGTCGGTAGTGGTCGGCCGCTAGCCGAAGTATCATTATGCCAGTTTTAGCTTTAACAATTTAACTCCAGCAGTTTATTCGACAATTTTTTAACAAAGAGAAAAGTGTAATGAGTGATCAAGCAGATCCAAGAGGCGATTTATTGATGCGCACCATGGCCATGCCTGCCGATACCAATGCCAATGGCGATATTTTTGGCGGGTGGATCATGTCACAAATGGACTTAGGCGGCAGTTTGCTGGCTAATGAAGTTGCGCTGGGTCGCGTGGGCACGGTGGCAGTCAGTGAAATGAATTTTTCTCGGCCCGTGAAAGTGGGCGATGTGGTCTGCACCCATGGCGAGCTGCTTAAAGTGGGGCGCACCTCTATTACCGTACAAGTGGAAGTCTGGGTGAAGCCGATATTAACCCCAGAAGGCGGGATGCGTTACAAGGTGGCACAGGCGCAATTTGTGTATGTGGCCATTGATGAACACGGCCGACCGCGAGTGATTAACCGCTAATCAAGTGGCTGCAATAGAACGCGATATGTGAGTTTTAGCCGTCTTCCTGATGCACATCAGGATCTCGCTTTAGCTGTTTGGTAGTGGGCACTGTTTTATATAAAGGGTGCTACGCCAGTTTGGTTTGACGTTTTGCTGCGCAAACCTGACGACTAAAGTGGCTGCTACAGAGTACGATATGTTTTGCTTTAGCCGTCTTCCTGATGCACATCAGGATCTCGCTTTAGCTGTTTGGTAGTGGGCACTGTTATTTATAAAGAGCGTAGCGCGGCAATCCATGCAGCGGCGCGGTAGATAACCATGGATTGCCGCGTCGTAGCACTCCTCGCAACGACCAAGGTTAGGGTTTGTAAAAATCTGATCAATTAGTTTTCCACAATGGTATTACCCCAGCATGCGGCGTCATTTTTCTCTGTGCTGCACAAATAAAAACACCGAGCTTAGGCTCGGTGTTTTTTGTTTAGTGTTCGGCGCTTTCGCTTACGGCTTTATCTTAACGTGAATTGGCCACGATTAAGCTTTGTCCGGCGCGCAAGCTGTGTCTATTGGCTAACTGGTTCCAGCTCAGTAATTCATTGATGCTGACGCTAAAGCGGTTAGCTATTGCAGATAAAGAGTCGCCTCTTTTCACCTTATAAACACTGCCTGATTTGCTTGCCGTTGGGGCAGCAGCGGCCACATAGGTGCCCGACAGTACCAGCGATTGACCAGTACGGATATTATTGCCCCTGATATTGTTCGCTTGGCGCAGGGCTTCTACGGTGGTGCCATGGCGTTGCGCAATTACACCTAAGCTGTCGCCACGGCGCACAATATACTGACCTTTAGGAGCGCGCTCTGGCTCTGGCAGGTCGGCCATGGCGATTTCAAAACCTTCGGCATGTGCCACAGGGACTAAAATTTCCGCACTGCGTGAGGGTGAAGTCGACGCTTTCTTATAGGCGGGGTTCAGCTCTTTCAGTCGACCACGGTTCATGCCGGCTAAATCTGCCGCCATATTTAAATCTACTTGGCCTTCTACTTCAATCACCGCTAATTGTGGGCGATTAGGTAGCGCAGGTATGTCCATGCCGTAGTGCGAGTCGTGCTTTAAGATGGCGGCTAACGCCAACAGCTTAGGTACGTAATTTTGCGTTTCTTTGGGCAAAGACAAAGACCAATAATCCGTGGGCTTGCCTTGGCGTCGGTTGGCTTTCATGGCGCGCTGTACGCGGCCTTCGCCTGAGTTATAGGCAGCCAATGCCAACACCCAATCACCGTCAAAGAAACCGTTAAGGTATTCGAGGTAGTCCAGTGCTGCACGCGTCGAGGCCATTACGTCATAACGACCGTCATAAAAACTATCGAAATGCAGGCCAAAGTTCTTCCCAGTGCCTTGTAGCATCTGCCACAAGCCGGCCGCATGACCGTGCGAATAAGCTTTCGGGTCAAAGGTACTTTCAACCACCGGCAATAATACCAGTTCCATTGGCATGTTCCGTTTTTCTATCTCTTCCTTGATGAGATAGAGAAACGGTCTGGCGCGTTCTGATACAGAGCGCATATAGCTGGGGTGCTTGAGGTACCACTGACGCTGAGCGACCACTCTAGGGTGATCGAGGGGCACATCGAGTTGCATTTGTTCAGCTAAGTCGAGCCACAAATCTGTTTGTTTTGCCTCTACTTCCACTTCCACCTGTTGGCGTTGTTGCCGATTAGATGATGAGTGGGGCACAGTGCTGTAGGCTCGACCTAAGTCGGCAGTTCGATTGTGTGTTTGTAACGATGCATGGATCGATGATGTTTGGTAAAGCGACTTATCCGCTTTATTATCGGTGCTGTCCTGGTGGCCAGAAGAATTAAATCCTTGGCAGCCCGCCAGGAGTAAAGCACCTGTAATGATACAGAGTCTTCTCATGGTGTCCGCGTCTCTTTAAAACGGCGGCCAGTGTATGCTTTGTGAACAACAGAAGCAAGTTCGTTAAAAAACGTCCTTCCAGCGCCTAAGTGCAGCGAACACCTTGATGTCTTCATCTAGCTCCAATCCAGTATGAGCCTGTAATCGGGCCTTAACCCCCGCCACATGGGGGCGCAGGAACACATTGATGGCTTTTTCTAGACCGATAGAAGAGGGCAAACTGGGCACGCCTTGTTGGCGTAATTTCGCTATTTTTTGTAGATGTTTTTTCAATTCAGCGTTGTTTGGCTCCACAGAATGACAAAAAGCCAAGTTAGATTGTGTGTACTCATGGGTACAATAAACCAAGGTGGCGTCGGGCAGGGCAGCCAAGCGGGTTAACGACTGATGCATCTGCTCAGGTGTGCCCTCAAACAAGCGCCCACAACCACCAGAAAACAGCGTATCACCACAAAACAGCAAGGGCTGATTAGCGATCCCCGTGGGTTCATAAAAGGCAATGTGGCCTAAGGTATGACCCGGCACCGACAGCACCGAAAATTCCAGCCCGAGCTCTGGCACCAGCACAGTATCGCCGTCGCTCACGCCCATGGCGCTTGAGGCGGGCAGCGGCTCGGCACTGGGCCCATAGATTTTGGCGTTCGGCCACTGTTTTAGTAAGTCTTTAACGCCACCCGTATGATCATAATGGTGATGGGTTATCAAAATGGCGCTTAATTCCAGCTCGCGCTCGGCCAGCACCCGCGCTACTGGTTCAGCCTGACCTGGATCTACCACCACGGCTTGCTTGTTATTGGCAAGCAGCCAGATATAGTTGTCTTGAAACGCCGAAATTCCACTAATGTGAATCGGGTCTTCATTAAGTACATTGCTGTTAACCATATTTCTATCCTTGCACAGAGGAAAAGCGTTAGCTTATCAGAGGCGTAAATGTGATGAAATCAGCCCACAGTCCCAAACATTGGCAACAGGTGCTGCGCGGGCCTTATTTAGCCGAACAATTGCAAGCGCGACTCACGCAATGGGCGCCTACTATGTTTGGCTTTAATCTGCTCACCGTTGATGCACTCAGCGCGTCTTTTTCATTGGCGGGTAGCCGTTTATTGCACTCGGTACACCTTAGCCAAACACAGCCGCCTTGTACGGCTGCCGATATTGTTGGTGACGCGACTGCCATGCCCTTTGCCCCCGGCAGCCTAGATGCTTGTCTTTTGGCCCATGTACTGGATTTTAGCGACCATCCCCATGCCATCTTGCGTGAAGTAGAAACCGTGCTGCGCGATGACGGCTGGCTGATTATCTCGGGCTTTAATCCATACAGCAGTGCGGGCTTGGCCAGTATCTTGCCCGGCATCAGTCATAAGTTGCCCTCATTACGGCACATGGTGGCACCGGAGCGGCTAGAAGACTGGCTTAAACTGTTGGGCTTTGAAGTCTTGCAGCGCGACTATTTCGGCCTAACGCCAGTATTGGAATTTCCGATGCTCAGTAAGTTGCGCCAACAGCTAGTCCCGCATTATTGCCCGTCTTTTGCTGCCGTGTACGTGATGCTGGCGCGCAAACGACGCTACCCGCTCACGCCCATTCGCCAAACCAAACGTAAGCAACACGTACTGCAACCCGGCATGGCACGCCAAAAGCAGCAAGTAAAAATCAGCGCCGAGCATCAAGCTAAAACTCAAACCATTTTTGCAACGAAATCCGCAGAATCCACGGAAAAATAGAGCTCAGATCTGAAAGATAGCTTTAATGGTAAGGACCTTGTAGCCGTCAAGTGTATATAAACAGAGAGTTTCGACGGTCCTGCGAAGCCGGATGATTTTTAATGGTCCACTCTAAACCCTATTTACCACAGTTCTTTGCTACGAGAGCCACAAACGCACGTAACAATAAAGATCAGAACTCAAAGGAATATTGATGGTAAGAGCGGGAGTTCAGCGCCTAGCTAGAGCCAACAATAGACGCTACTCGTATTTTTGCCCGGCGCTAAAGTTACCCCTCATAACCTACATCATCATGAATGGCATCGGTTTCGGCGGCCACGCGAGCTAGCACATCACAGCGTTCGTTTTCAGGATGCCCAGAGTGGCCTTTCACCCAATGCCAGCTTACGTCATGGCGCTGGCTAAGTTCATCGAGCCGTTTCCATAAGTCCACGTTTTTCACCGGCTTTCTGGCCGAAGTCTGCCAATTTTTTTGTTTCCAGCCGTTGATCCATTGAGTGATGCCTTGGCGTACATATTGGCTATCTGTGGTTAAGTCCACCACACAGCGATCACTTAACGCCGCTAAGCCTTCAATGGCCGCCATCAGCTCCATGCGGTTATTAGTGGTTAGCCGATAGCCGCCGCTTAGCTCTTTACGGTGCGCTTTATAAATTAATACCGCGCCATACCCCCCAGGACCTGGGTTACCCAAACAGGAGCCGTCAGTATAGAGTTCAATTTTTTTCATTATGAATTCGCTATCGTTATCAAAATCGAAGAGGGCGGCAGTCTGCCACAGCAACCGCTAAAAAACAGCCTGCCGGTGGCGAGAGAGGCGTCAAATGCTTTAGCAAAGCGCGCTAAGACCTTTTTAGCAACGGAAGAACACGGAATTCACGGAACAATAGAGATCAAATCTGAATAAAATCAGTTAAGAGCGAAGCGTAAAGAGGGCGGGCCAAACACCAAACAGTCAGAGGCCAGCTCTTACCATTAAAATTATTATCTTTTGTCGCACGTGAATTGCGTCCGTGAGTTCAGACCTGCTTCCGTGGCAAAAGTAGCCCTCGCCCTGGGTCTTACCATCAAAGGCTCTTATTACTCGTCGAACTTATCTCAGCTTAATTTTTCCGCGTCTTCTGTGAGTTCCGTGGCAAAAATGTTTTGTTGTTTTCGCCTTTGACTAACAGCTTAAAACAGCCGCTTGGTAGCATAGCCGCAGGCAGTTACTTATACTGGCCGCAGTTTGGGTATAGGAAGCAAGGCTAATGAATCAGCAAACACATGCGCGCCAAGTCATTTTGGACACAGAGACCACGGGTATCAACATGGACTCGGGCCCTCATTACATGGGCCACAAAGTCATTGAAATTGGCGCGGTAGAGGTAGTGAACCGTCGCTTAACCGGGCGTCATTATCATGTGTACCTCAAACCCAACCGTAAGATAGATGAAGAAGCCATTAAAGTGCACGGTATCACCGATGACTTTTTGGCCGATAAACCGCCATTCTCTGGGCAGGTAGAGGAGTTTCTAGACTTTATTCGCGGCGCTGAATTGGTCGCCCATAACGCGCCCTTTGACGTGGGCTTTTTAGATTATGAGCTAAGCCTCATTGGGCGCAAAGAGCGGGTGGCCGAGCTGTGCAAAGTCACCGATACCTTAGCGCTGGCCCGCAAACTCTATCCCGGTAAGCGAAATAACCTAGACGTGCTCTGTACGCGATATGGCATAGATAACAGCCATAGAACCTTGCACGGTGCGCTCTTGGATGCGGAGATTTTGGCCGATGTATACCTGTTAATGACAGGTGGCCAAACCAAGTTAAATTTGCAAAGCGACAGCCAACAGCAAGATGACAGAGGCGGCATCCGCCGCTTAAATACTGCCCGTGCGCCACTCAAAATTATTCGGGCCGATGCCCAAGAATTACAAGATCATGAAGCCCGCTTAGATTTAGTGATGAAAAAAGGAGGCAGTTGTTTATGGCGCAGCTAATCAGCCGCTCTTTATTAACTGTTTGTTTAAGCTTGAGCTTGCTGTTTACGGCGTTGAGCAGTCATGCATCCGAGCAAAGTGCCCGTTGGTTAAGTAATACCTTTCGTATCGATCCCTCTATTTCTTCCCTGACCTTGCTGATTGAGCGCGAGCCTAACAGCGCTCCCGTGGTGTTAATTCGCCCCGATGGCAGTAAATATTACCAACATTCACACCCCAACCATATTAGCTGGGTGAGCACCCATGATCGCGATGTGATCACCCTTTGGCAACCCGAGCCTGGGCCTTGGCAAGCGACCGGCAAAGTGACCCCTAAGCGCGGCATCACATTGGTCAGTGAATTTGAACTGGCGCTTAGCCCGTTGGCGGAGCGGTTATATCAGCAAGAAATCCTTAAACTGGACGCCGAATTACGCCACGGTGCTACCCGTTTAGATGCTAACTTTTACCTACAAGATTTAGCCTTGCAGGCGCAGCTCATTAATTTGCGCATCGACCCAGATGCGCAATTTGCTCCCGCCCCCGTAGTGGTGGGCGAGTTTAAAGATGACGGCGTAGGGCTGGATGCCATCCCCAACGATGGCAAGCTCACCGCACAAGTGATCTTGGATATATTGCCCGGCGAGTATTTATTTCAAAGCGAAATTAGCAACCAAGTGCTGGCGCGCACCAAAGAACAACAGGTGATGATTTATCCTATGCCGCTGAAACTGAGCTTTGCTAAGCCAGATGAGCAAGGCCAATGGCATATTACCGTTACCGCTGATCACGAGCTAATTGCCAGTAGCTTGATTATTACCGGCGAGCTGGTTACGCCATCTCAACAGCGTATTCCCATTTCTGGCACCGGCACGCGCATTTCACTGCCCGACGCCCTAGAGCCCGGTAACTATTATTGGCAAGGCCGAGCCTTTGCCACTAATCAAGAAGACCGTGAAATACAGCTTGAGCTGGTCGAGCAAGTGATCCGCGTTAGTCCTGCTGTTACTGCAAGCGAAGAGCTAAGCCCAGTTAAAGATAGCAACACCTTAACCTACAGCATCGCCGGCGTTATCTTGCTGTTAGTGCTGGCATTAATAGGCTGGATTTTAAGAAAGCGCGCAGCTAAAAAGCGCTTAAACAGAGATAAAACGCTAAGCTAATTGTATATTTATAAGGTTAGTGATTGAAAGTTAAGCAAGTGGACTAAAAGAACAAGTTTGCGGTTGACCTCTTACTTGCTCGGTACTATTATGGCCCTCGTCTGCAGCACGCTGCTGACGAGGAGTGGTAGTTCAGTTGGTTAGAATACCGGCCTGTCACGCCGGGGGTCGCGGGTTCGAGTCCCGTCCACTCCGCCATATTTAAAGAAACCTTTAGCTATTGATAGCTAAAGGTTTTTTGCTTTTCCATCCCCGCTAAAACTCATCATTCCTACTTTGTCAAACCCACCTCCGTGACCGAACCGTGACCATTTGGTGACCAAACACTTGTTTTGACCGGTGTTCAAAATCATGAGACTAAGCTCGATTACTCCTACCTTAAATTTGCAAGACTTTCAGTTGTAGCTTGCTACTAAAAATACTGACCTCGCTTTATTTTATTCACACCCTGCCGTACACAAGCTTGCGTCAGACCGAGCCACTCATTCCTTTTGTTATTCTTTATCCCATCGAAGCCAAACGGCTTGCCTCCCCCTCAACAGCAAAAGGAATAACGCCATGTCATACGACTTAATACTGGCCAACGACTTGATTGAGAATCCATCTGCCCGCTGTGCGGTCACCATGGTGTTGGATACCTCGGCTTCTATGTCGGGCAGTCCGATACAGCAGCTTAATGAAGGTTTTCAATTATTTTTGAATACCCTCAGCGAAGACGAAGTGGCCGCTTACTCGGTAGATGTGTCAGTGATTACCGCCGGTGGCCAAGTAGAGCAGCGCTTACCTTTTACCTCACTGAGCAGCATTGATAACTGCGAACAGTTTTCGGCCAATGGCATGACGCCGTTAGGCGGCGCGGTTGACTTAGCACTTGCTCAACTAGAGGCCCGAAAACAGCAATACAAGGCGAACGGTGTGGCGTATTACCAGCCTTGGTTGGTGATTATTAGTGACGGTGAACCCAACGATAATTGGCGAGCAGCGGCGGCCAAAGCGCGCGATTTATCCGCCAATAGAAAGTTGGTGAGCTTGGTGATTGGCGTAGCGGGTGCCGACATGCAGATTTTGGGTGAGTTTTCTAACCGCCCAGCTATTGGCCTGCAAGGGGTGAAGTTTAAGGAGTTCTTCACTTGGTTGTCCGCCAGTATGAGCCGGGTGTCTGCTTCTAGCAGTACCAGTGCCGGCGTGAACTTACCGCCCATGGACAGCTGGGCCAGCATTTAAGCGCCACTGCGGTGCCTAGGGGCAGAGCGCCCCTTATTTCCAGACCATTCAATGACCCACTCATTTTTACTGCGAGGTGCTTATGACTCAACTCCACCAGGTATTCGACTCTTATGAAGAAGAGAAATGGTTAGCGCCAGAACTCGCGCGCGGCGGTGAGGGGGCGGTATATCCGCTGCAAGATAGGCCCAATGTGCTGGTTAAATGCTACCACAAGGACTATTTGCAAAAGAGCGGCTCCGCCCAGCTCGAGAACAAAGTCAGCGCTATGCAAAGTGTGGCGGCGTTAAGAAATTGGCCTGGGGTGAGCTGGCCGCTGGTGTCTGTGTATGACCAACAG comes from Oceanisphaera profunda and encodes:
- the dnaQ gene encoding DNA polymerase III subunit epsilon, yielding MNQQTHARQVILDTETTGINMDSGPHYMGHKVIEIGAVEVVNRRLTGRHYHVYLKPNRKIDEEAIKVHGITDDFLADKPPFSGQVEEFLDFIRGAELVAHNAPFDVGFLDYELSLIGRKERVAELCKVTDTLALARKLYPGKRNNLDVLCTRYGIDNSHRTLHGALLDAEILADVYLLMTGGQTKLNLQSDSQQQDDRGGIRRLNTARAPLKIIRADAQELQDHEARLDLVMKKGGSCLWRS
- a CDS encoding class I SAM-dependent methyltransferase, with protein sequence MKSAHSPKHWQQVLRGPYLAEQLQARLTQWAPTMFGFNLLTVDALSASFSLAGSRLLHSVHLSQTQPPCTAADIVGDATAMPFAPGSLDACLLAHVLDFSDHPHAILREVETVLRDDGWLIISGFNPYSSAGLASILPGISHKLPSLRHMVAPERLEDWLKLLGFEVLQRDYFGLTPVLEFPMLSKLRQQLVPHYCPSFAAVYVMLARKRRYPLTPIRQTKRKQHVLQPGMARQKQQVKISAEHQAKTQTIFATKSAESTEK
- the yciA gene encoding acyl-CoA thioester hydrolase YciA, which gives rise to MSDQADPRGDLLMRTMAMPADTNANGDIFGGWIMSQMDLGGSLLANEVALGRVGTVAVSEMNFSRPVKVGDVVCTHGELLKVGRTSITVQVEVWVKPILTPEGGMRYKVAQAQFVYVAIDEHGRPRVINR
- the gloB gene encoding hydroxyacylglutathione hydrolase, coding for MVNSNVLNEDPIHISGISAFQDNYIWLLANNKQAVVVDPGQAEPVARVLAERELELSAILITHHHYDHTGGVKDLLKQWPNAKIYGPSAEPLPASSAMGVSDGDTVLVPELGLEFSVLSVPGHTLGHIAFYEPTGIANQPLLFCGDTLFSGGCGRLFEGTPEQMHQSLTRLAALPDATLVYCTHEYTQSNLAFCHSVEPNNAELKKHLQKIAKLRQQGVPSLPSSIGLEKAINVFLRPHVAGVKARLQAHTGLELDEDIKVFAALRRWKDVF
- a CDS encoding LysM peptidoglycan-binding domain-containing protein → MRRLCIITGALLLAGCQGFNSSGHQDSTDNKADKSLYQTSSIHASLQTHNRTADLGRAYSTVPHSSSNRQQRQQVEVEVEAKQTDLWLDLAEQMQLDVPLDHPRVVAQRQWYLKHPSYMRSVSERARPFLYLIKEEIEKRNMPMELVLLPVVESTFDPKAYSHGHAAGLWQMLQGTGKNFGLHFDSFYDGRYDVMASTRAALDYLEYLNGFFDGDWVLALAAYNSGEGRVQRAMKANRRQGKPTDYWSLSLPKETQNYVPKLLALAAILKHDSHYGMDIPALPNRPQLAVIEVEGQVDLNMAADLAGMNRGRLKELNPAYKKASTSPSRSAEILVPVAHAEGFEIAMADLPEPERAPKGQYIVRRGDSLGVIAQRHGTTVEALRQANNIRGNNIRTGQSLVLSGTYVAAAAPTASKSGSVYKVKRGDSLSAIANRFSVSINELLSWNQLANRHSLRAGQSLIVANSR
- the rnhA gene encoding ribonuclease HI, encoding MMKKIELYTDGSCLGNPGPGGYGAVLIYKAHRKELSGGYRLTTNNRMELMAAIEGLAALSDRCVVDLTTDSQYVRQGITQWINGWKQKNWQTSARKPVKNVDLWKRLDELSQRHDVSWHWVKGHSGHPENERCDVLARVAAETDAIHDDVGYEG
- a CDS encoding vWA domain-containing protein translates to MSYDLILANDLIENPSARCAVTMVLDTSASMSGSPIQQLNEGFQLFLNTLSEDEVAAYSVDVSVITAGGQVEQRLPFTSLSSIDNCEQFSANGMTPLGGAVDLALAQLEARKQQYKANGVAYYQPWLVIISDGEPNDNWRAAAAKARDLSANRKLVSLVIGVAGADMQILGEFSNRPAIGLQGVKFKEFFTWLSASMSRVSASSSTSAGVNLPPMDSWASI